The stretch of DNA TGATGTAAAATAGTAGTAAATGTCAAATAGAACTCTCACTTGCAAATTGTCCCTTACTAAGGAATGGTTGAAAATAGCCTTGACCTAAGATGTTCTCCGTGACCTAACTAAAGAAAACAAACAGAACAAGAAACTCCACATATGTGGCCTGGCTCGACTTCGCCAACATGCCCAACTTGGACATGGCCCAGCTTGCTCCACGCTTTCCTTGAGTTGGGTTTATTGCTTGCCACTCATTAGTCCAATGATAGAAGATTATAAATAAATAGGTAACACACAGTGTACATTGCATTTAGCGTAGTGTCCGAGTTAGCCAAAACTACAAAAAGGTCCAAGTGCCTCGCAGAACTTTTCTTGGTCAGCAGGCTATCGAATCTGCTAGGTTTAATTAGGTCACAAGGCTAGGTAGACATGATAACAACAATTACTGAACACTAACTGCTGCAAATCCCATTACCCACTTTGCCAAAGATTGCCCAACCAGTATGCTAGCCCTACACTCTAACTAGTAGTCAGGTTTGTCTCCTCTTGCAGTGATTAGCGGAATGCATGAGCATATGGTGACCCCATGCTGTGGTTAGCATGCATTCTGAACTATAAATGCAATGCCAGTTAGTGCAGATAAAGTTGGTCAGATACAGGAAACAGGAGTTTTGTTTGTAAGTTTCAGATACCAGGCATGCACTTCATCATGTTGTGAAATCTAccacaactttttaaaaatatgactgCTAAAAATTTAgccaaaatgaaaataaatatttattaagtttTGGTACAGCAGTACTGATCCTTATTCTAAAGATATATTGAATCACGAGCTAATAATCACTGACTCGAGGACAAACTACTCTAAAATATGAATTTTCTTTACTACCTGTATCTAGTAATATTGTGGTATAATTAATAACTCAGTCTGCTCATTAGCAAGACATTTAATATAAATCCCTTTAAGTTTTGCAGCTCTCACTTGGGTCTAGAAATCTAAGGTTTCACTCAGGAGTATTGCAacagaaaacaaataatttactGCTTGTAATACAAATGCATTTATGATCCATAATAGTGTGGTGCTATATGATGTAGTTTGGTTTTATTGCTGACACATATATCCAGGTTCGGAGCACGCTGTACCTATTCCATTATGGTTAAGGCAGACCAATAATGAACTTTAGGTTTGCAATATTGGGTGCATTCTTTCCATATTTTGGTCGCACAGTCTAACTCTGCTGATATCACTTCGCCATTTTAATCTTGCAAGTCTTTGTTGAAATATGTTTCTGTAGCCAGCAAAGTCTACAGAACTGCTGCCTCCAGGATGGAACTCTAGCTCTGATGAATACACACTCACCTATGTCCATGGAGATAAAAGATACTCGTTACAAGTACTTCGAATGGATCAGGCAGCCCTACTTCACTTCATGGTATTTCAGGGAGAGGCTTCTTTTTGCCTTAGTTCTTCTTTGTCATTTGCTTTTGCCACGAGGATGTGTGGGGTCACTCTTTGATTTACTACAACAGGTTTTGAAGGCATTGAATTAATAGAATACTGTATTATGAAACAATGTCTTAcgtttttttaatttcttatcataaaaatttagaacaattttATACCTGTAAGTTGTTTAGCTTTGTGCTTACTGCAAGCATCTCAGCAGTTTCACACTTTAGACATTGTACCTTGATCATAGCATCCTTGAGTAAGTGAGAACATGCATGAATATGAAGATTTTAACCCTTAATACAAATAGAGGTTGAACTTCTGGttaaaatttcaaagtttaaaagttaaacaaatcttttgttaaaataaGATTTTCATCTTTGAATAAAACAATCTTTATGACGCTTATTGTTGAAGAGCATTTCCTGCAAGGAATCCAATCTTAACAAGCTTCAACTGCTACGAGTGGTATTCAGTTTAGCTCAAAACTAAATGTATTATCATACCacttttttatgataaaatttaattatttaaagtgATTTTAATTCACAAATAAAGCTGTAAACAAACTGTAGGCTACTACTAAACCCCATAGGTATAAATAGCCTCGAAAAGAGCTGGTCAGACCATAAATAATGGGATTAGCTAACCGATCACATATAATGCTTCAGTGACAGTCTAGTGCTTTGTGAACAGAGTTTTTTAATGGGTCACGCAtctattagaatttgagaaatTTGGCTACTTGAAATCTTCTGTGTGGCAACTTGCCTAAAATTACATCTTGGAAGGAATGCTGACTTCTCTATAGTATATATTTTCGTTATGGAGACAGCGCATGATGAAAATGCAATTTTTTGTCTATCCACACTCCTTGTATGATGCAGAAACATGGCACTAGCGGTTGTTATACAGAAGATAACTTCAGCTGTTCTTTCTGGTTGCAGGAGGAAGGGTCAGACAGACTCGCTGTACTCAATGTCAACATCGATGACGTAATTTCTAGTCATTTTAGAGATTTCAgcaggtacatacatgtatatatttcataGTTACAGTTGTATCAGGTATATAATTGTAACTCATCAGTGCTTTACGCTGTACAAtattagacatacatgtaccGTCAAAGTCGTAGCCTACTTATTAAAaacatataaattataatttttcttAGAATGTTTGAAAACCTGGATGAGTTTTATGCCCAATTCAAGTCCGAAGTATGTCCAATTCTACAACCTCCTAAGCAAGAGAGTACTTGTCTTCGACAAACTGATGACCACGCTAGACGACCACCTTTGAACGACCCTCTTAGGTTGGTTAACAACACATGCATGTGTCAGCGCATGCTTTGCTTTATCTGTCTCTTGACCAATTACTCTCtgcatataattttataatattttttattataaaagtacATGCGTATACATGAATTGCTTTACCGATACAACAAAGTATGCCCTTTAGTGTGTTTACCAAATGTAGCCAATGGGAGTTGACTAAGATACAACTAGCTCGATAGCAATTGCTAGCTGTATTCAGTTATGGTGTGGTTTGCGCGGGTGATCTACTGTAGGTTAGTATtataatgttttgtttttctttttaactttGGCATTCATTGCTAATTTACGCTTTCTTCATTGTTGTTGCATTTTGTATAGAAATTGTCTTCTTCATGTTTCCTTGAATGAAATGAACAAGCATTTTAGAATATACCTTCGGCCGACTGCTTAACTTCCTGTATTTAAGGATTTATTATATGAACTTACAGCCATTTGTAAACACTTGTAGTCATTAGCAACCAAGTTTCTTATTCactgaataattttttttagcaagtttaggtatctacatgtatttagtaaACTATATGTAGTGCGAATATATCACTACAAAATTATCAAATTAATACTAACTAGCATGTACTAAGTTAGAGGTTACTTTCTCTTTCATTtatagaggagacaactctGTGTTGACCGGTTGTATTTCCTCTGTAAACTTACCTGAATGCATATTCGTACATGTTGAGTTACAATTAGTTTTCTTTGAGTATTTGCTAAATGGTTGTCAGTTTCACTTTTGTTGTTACAACGAGCTAGAACTTACTACACTGCATTGAATCTTCTTCCTTCAGTGTAGGGCTAAAAAGTTATTGAAACCTTTCCTCAATTTAAAACAGCGTGACAAACTCTAGGAGAAAGGTATGGATGAGcctacacaaaatattttagttgatcttatcaaaaaataaagcggattttttttcatttgtgattatttttaatgtttgagacaATCTGACatctgactgctaagatgtttcaggattaaaattgacaaaacttgattgcggttaaaataaTTAGATTAAGCGAAATTGCGATTATgtcatctatagttgcaaagagccTGATAGAATAGAGGCGTGTAACAACTGAAACTTGAACGCATTAGCTCATATCAATGATAGCAGTCTATAGGAACTGGTGACTTCATTTTGTACGcatttttttcttctgagccttTTAACCGCGATCTAGTTTTGTCGATGTTTATCTTGAAagatcttggcagtcagatcacctcaaacttcAAAACAATCGTGAATGATAGCAACatatcgatactttctaataaaatctactaaatctTTGTGTAAGTTTTTCTTCAAGTGTTGACAGccttgaatgtaacaactgttGGTTAATGTTTTCACTATTCTATATCAAAACATTAATATTGAAGGTCTGAATTAATTTGGATGTATTTTAGGTCAGATCCACTGCGAGTTGGCCCTACCAGGTCCCCGTATAACCCACACAGGTCAGTACTGCTTCTGGTTAGACTTTCTCAGCATGCATCATCTTCCACGCAATTATGTGAATGGAGTCTCTCTGTGAGCTTTGTTAATAATTTAAGCATTTAGAATTGATGGTGGCTGTTCAGCTGACTGCTGTGGACAGGTGATCCAGGTTTACCTTCACCATCATTCCGGATAAGCCATTCTAATACAAGCCCTATCTTTCTGTTTAAAAATATCTCatcaaaaataatgaaaagccCCTTTGTCCAGGTGCATCGGCCATTAAAATTCAAGCTATCATTGGATGTCTATGCATAAATTAGCACACAAAcagtgaaattggaaatgctAAGTTTAGGCTACTGTTTACAATATTACAATACCTAAGCTTAGCATTCACAGTTTCTAACCTAAGAACCTTGAAAATGTGTCAGAATAAAAGAAGTTCTCGTCGTATATTATAAGTGTGTTTTACTCATGCCTCTAATCGTACTAGCTACACTCTTCTCActcatttttatgttgtttagGTTAGAAAACTTATCTTGCTTTTAAAATCTACTCCAGTATCCACACGATACTTTGCTCTTGACTTGTTGGCTCATGTTTTGTTACAAGTCATGGGTAAGGGAGGCTATCACTGCTTAGCCTGTGTAATATGGTCACCCACATTCCAAGGTTTATATAACACTCAACGCTCTCTGATTTCAATGAAGTAAACTTGTGGAACACATGCTCACAGTTTGTATGCTTGTAGAAACAACAGATTGCTCATTAAAATGGGCGATCCCGATCACTCTAACATAAAGCGATAAATATCACATTACGGTGTAGAAATTTCAGTTACTGTAGAAGTCAAAATTTTCAGAAGTCTGATGATTTTTAGGTCTGGCGGACCATCATATGACCCGTTCAATATTGGAGTAGGGGACCTAGATCCATTGCGAGCTGGACAACCTGGAATGGGTGGCATGGTGTTTGACCCTTTCCGCGGAGGTAGCCAGGGTGGATTCCCCAGAAATCCCAGAGGTCCAGGTGGCTTTCTTCCACCGTAAGTCTCTACTTTATATCAGTTAGTCTAATGGTTTTTATAAGAAACAGAAAATAACTTCTTTAGCGTAGAATGTTGTTCTCTTTTGCTGCCCGGAACAGTCCTGTGTAATGTGTATTATTATCAATTTACTCAGGTACTATTGTCTTTCTTACTCATAACAATATTAAGTTCTTAGTAAGCTGGGTACAAATGAAAAGTTCGCTTTCAAGTAGATTACGTAGCATTGCTCTTTTCTGGGTATACAGGAAGCGAGTCTTATACATGTTCAGGGTGGGTTTATTCTTCCGCTACAAGTCTATAAACCCAAACTAATACAGCTGTTCAGTTAATGCTACATTTAAGCTTACTCCCATTATTCATTTTTGAATCTGCTAATCTAATCTTACATACATCTTCTGCGggtcaaattttatttaattggcGTTCATTTTATGTCAAACTTGTGCAATTTTATAGACTTAGTAAAACGACACCGCTACGCTACACGTAAATACTAGCCATGTCGTTGCCTTCAAAAGGTTAGATGTTAACAGTCTTGTCTCTGATCATAGCTATGTAATGCTGATTATGTAACAATTGAATCAATGTGGGAGGCCATCGTTTTTAGCCTTGAGATTTCCTTGAGATCTCTAGACCATCCTTATATCATAGTAATCTATTTTTAGATACTATTGAATTCTCATgttatcattatatttattttatatttttgcacAGCTTGATTTGCTTGTGTCGTCAGCATTGACTGGTAAAATAAAGCTAAATCAAATAAACAGTGGTCAACAAGCATaattggagttgtctacacaaTATTCAAAAGATTCTTTCTAGTTTTGGCCTCTTTTATTCACTGACATATTTGCTTTGAGTTGAATACTGTTTATATCATAGACATAAAAGTAGCTCAAGAGGTTCAATGGTAAGACTAATTTCCAAAGCATTTCATATCTCACAAACCTATTTTTACCTATTGGCGTACTGCTTTGTCGAAATATATGACATTGGAAATAAGGGAGGAATAATGAGTTATGTATCAATATCCCAGAAGAAACTAACCTTAACAGCTCAATATCTCCGATAGTATCACTAATTGATTCTTGTATATCTGATGCAAGTTAAGACAGGCCAAACGCACAAGCAGACAGTAGCGCTGACTGACAGAGGCTATGGTTTACTCTGACCGTCCTAATTCTGATTCACACCGATCAACTGAGTTACCATTCGTGGTGGCTGGTAACGGTTATGGCTTGTACCAACATATAGATGTTTACATTTCGACTGACTGACGAGAGTTGTCTCCTTTAGGTCACTATTTATGTTCAGAAAGAATTGTTATGATTTAGTTTGGCTAAGCAAAATTAATGATATGACTTTTAGGTATGTGGGTGTATGACAACCATTTAAAGCCATAGTCGGTCACTGCATTATCTGCTTTAGGGGTTCTGTACCACCTGGTGCGAGGTTTGACCCATTTGGCCCGGATCTTGATGGAAGGGGCTCATTCAGGGGAGAGTAAGTGTCATTTAAGTCGTATGTTAGTGTTCTATGTAAAAGTTAAAGACAATATGCCCTCTAATTGCTTAGCTTTGCCTTCTGCCGCCTCTATCACCAGCCTGCTTTTAGTAAACGTGGCTATTCTCATAGAGCCGCCCGTTTTGTAGCCAACAAACTACAATCTACACCACTATGTCAAGATAAATTTATCCGTGTTAAAACTGATTTTTACCAGTGGGTGCAAAAATgcgattaaaagtataaaatctaaaaaagaaATATAGAAACTAAAATCTAAAGCATTAAGTTAACCAGTA from Watersipora subatra chromosome 2, tzWatSuba1.1, whole genome shotgun sequence encodes:
- the LOC137386888 gene encoding proteasome inhibitor PI31 subunit-like; this encodes MEIPGLELLLSSISSTLRDKLDALVAVVHWLIIKEELRCVQNTDEPAKSTELLPPGWNSSSDEYTLTYVHGDKRYSLQVLRMDQAALLHFMEEGSDRLAVLNVNIDDVISSHFRDFSRMFENLDEFYAQFKSEVCPILQPPKQESTCLRQTDDHARRPPLNDPLRSDPLRVGPTRSPYNPHRSGGPSYDPFNIGVGDLDPLRAGQPGMGGMVFDPFRGGSQGGFPRNPRGPGGFLPPGSVPPGARFDPFGPDLDGRGSFRGEPNPDHFRPPDFNDQFM